CCGGGCGGCGGATCAGGGGCGCGGGAGCCTGCCTGCGCCGCTGAGGGCGGTGACGGTGTTCTCGGGCCGGGCGAGGGAGCGGGCGGCGAGTCGGAACTGGTCGAGTCCGTCGACGACGGTCCGGCCGACCGGGGTGTGGCCCCAGACGCTGATGCCCTGGTGGGTGCTGGGCTGCCAGGTGGTCTCGTCGATGACGGTCGGGTTCCAGCCCACCTCCCATTCGAAGCCCGAGGGGGTGCGGGCGTAGTAGGACAGCTCCTTGTCGTTGGTGTGCTGGTCGACGGAGAGGGCCATGTCTAAGCCGAGCTCGTGCACGCGTTCGTAGCTGCGGGCGAGGTCGTCGAGGCTGGCCGCCTGGACGTTGAGGTGCTGGACGCGGGTGCGGACCGGGTCGACGGGCAGACGGCAGACGGCAGACGGCGGACGGCGGCGATCGCGATGGAGTGGTGGCGCTCGTTCACGCGCAGGAAGCGGATCTTGAGTTTGACGTCGCTGATCGTCTCGTCGATGCAGTCGGTCGGACGGGCGTCGAAGACGGTGTCGAACCACCGCGCAGGGCGGCCTCCTCGGCGGAGCTCTGGACGAGGGGGACGCCGTGGGAGCGTATCCGGGCCTCGATCCGCTCGAAGGCGTCGTCGTCGACGTGCCATCCGGTGGCCACGACGTCCTCGGCGGGGCCGCGCCGGACCAGGAAGCGGCACTCCTGGTCGTCGAGGTGCCTCGACTCGATGGCGAGGTAGCCGAGGTGGACGGCGCCGAAGACGGACGAGGTGTCGGGCGTGTTCATGGAACTGCTCCAGCGCGGGCTGGTAGAGGAACATCTGCGGCGGATGCCCGTGGCCCCGCGGGGTGGGGCACGCCCTGATGAAGGGCCGGCCGCGCGCGTCGACGAAGTCGAGGGGGCGCTCGGCCGGCGTGTCCGGTGTGAGCCGCTCGGCCAGGCCGATGCGCTGCCAGACCGCATGACCTCCTCGTCGGTGGAGACGGCCCGGGCGCGGGAGTGGACCTCGGCGTCGCGTTCGAGCACGACGACCGGCAGGCCCATCGCCCCCGGCAGGCTCGCCGCGGTGACGCCCGTGGGCCCGTAACCGATCACCGCCACGTCGTAGGTCATGTCTCCGGCTCTGATCTCGCCCACCGGACCACCTCGCTGTCGTCCCTGTCGCGACGTGTTGCGATCGTATTGCTGTAGTGTTCATTCCAATTGGAATGACCGCTACGGTAGTCTGGGTGCAGGACAGGGCCAAGGGCCGGCACGACGGGAAGGGCGCCTCGGATGACCAGGGTGCAGACGCCGCGCAAGAGGCGCGCGAACGGGGTGGAGTCGCGGCAGCGGATCCTCGAGGCCACGGTGGAGATCGCGGGCGAGCGCGGATACGAGGGCACGTCCATCGCGGCGGTCAGCGCCAAGTGCGGACTGCCCGCGAGCTCGATCTACTGGCACTTCAAGGACAAGGACGACCTGATCGCCGCGGTCATCGAACGCAGCTTCGAGACCTGGCTGGCGGCCGTAGAACTGCCGGGGGAAGCGGCGGGCACACCGCTGGAGCGGATCACGGTCATGGCGGCGCACGTGGCGAGGTCCCTGATCGACGCGCCGGACTTCCTGCGCCTGGGCCTGATGCTCGCTCTGGAGCGGCGACCCGCCGAGCCCCGAGGCCGCACGGTGTTCCTCCAGGTCCGTGACATCGCGGGCCAGAAGATCACCGAGATGGCCAGGACCCTCTTCCCCGACCTGGACGAGGACGCCGTACGCATCCTCTCCACCTACGCCGTCGCCGGCGCCGACGGTCTGTTCGTGCACCGGGAGATCCACGGCGACGCCGTCGATCTGGTGGCGATGTTCGAACTGCACGCGCAGCTGGTCCATGACGCGGCGAGCCGCCTGGCGTCGAGCGGCAAGGGATGACCCTGACCGCACCACAGCGCGAGGAAGCCCGTCGGCTGCTGCGCGAGGCCCAGCGGTGCGTGACGCCGATCGACCCGCTGTCGACCCTGCTGCCCGGCCTGGACCCGGCCGACGCCTACGTCGTCCAGCAGGGCAACATCGCCCGGCGCCTGGCCGCCGGGGACTCTGTCGTCGGCCACGAGGTCGGCCTGACCGCGGCCGCGATGCAGCAGCT
This window of the Streptomyces sp. NBC_01275 genome carries:
- a CDS encoding TetR/AcrR family transcriptional regulator, which encodes MTRVQTPRKRRANGVESRQRILEATVEIAGERGYEGTSIAAVSAKCGLPASSIYWHFKDKDDLIAAVIERSFETWLAAVELPGEAAGTPLERITVMAAHVARSLIDAPDFLRLGLMLALERRPAEPRGRTVFLQVRDIAGQKITEMARTLFPDLDEDAVRILSTYAVAGADGLFVHREIHGDAVDLVAMFELHAQLVHDAASRLASSGKG